The following proteins are co-located in the Candidatus Thermoplasmatota archaeon genome:
- a CDS encoding thiamine diphosphokinase, with protein MKRAVLVLSGAPPPRAALDLAQGALLVAVDGGANVLHGWGRLPDVVVGDLDSITREALAWCEAGGARIARFPVAKDDTDAALALAEALAWGAREIVFAGATGGRLDHTLANFGLARRAAEAGAAVRLVEAEGSAWVVDAAHPLRLSDLEGRTASLLALTGALEGVTLEGFRWPLADARLVFGDPRGVSNVVEAPVAEVRVRAGIGLLILPPAGEG; from the coding sequence TTGAAACGGGCCGTCCTCGTCCTTTCCGGCGCGCCGCCCCCGCGCGCGGCCCTCGACCTCGCCCAGGGCGCCCTGCTCGTCGCGGTCGACGGCGGCGCGAACGTCCTCCATGGGTGGGGGCGTCTCCCGGACGTCGTCGTCGGGGACCTCGACAGCATCACGCGGGAGGCGCTCGCGTGGTGCGAGGCGGGCGGGGCGCGCATCGCCCGATTCCCCGTCGCGAAGGACGACACGGACGCCGCCCTCGCCCTCGCCGAGGCCCTCGCCTGGGGCGCGCGCGAGATCGTGTTCGCGGGCGCCACGGGCGGGCGGCTCGACCACACGCTCGCGAACTTCGGCCTCGCGCGCCGCGCGGCCGAGGCGGGCGCCGCCGTGCGTCTCGTGGAGGCGGAAGGCTCCGCGTGGGTCGTGGATGCCGCGCACCCGCTGCGCCTCAGCGATCTCGAAGGCCGCACCGCGAGCCTCCTCGCGCTCACGGGCGCGCTCGAAGGCGTGACCCTCGAGGGCTTCCGATGGCCGCTCGCCGACGCCCGGCTCGTGTTCGGCGACCCGCGCGGGGTCTCGAACGTCGTCGAGGCCCCCGTCGCGGAGGTCCGCGTCCGGGCGGGCATCGGGCTTCTCATCCTGCCTCCCGCGGGCGAAGGTTGA
- a CDS encoding PKD domain-containing protein codes for MRHPGVFAAIVLLALPGLMPPASADWEAVHAFPSSAERSIIDFAYDARGALHTLSWHRNAFLVYDTNASGNWTATFIREREGIVSVALGRIGGSWGALYSVPPMIGGAVVKDGGSTWFATAEPNGTAAKRVVAPYRPWNTWRTMPDGLLTLHIDGVRWNFTLHGASGVTVWTTWPRLDRTPTGLTLLADGRGFGVTYNRTGGYAIHVANVTIPNATLATKVQLGHAADPRVTRTLLDRFWDYRGANAAVAPNGTAFAWFSRGAKACDTFWGAPAGPFRRVTIDPCPIDDDVPWDFVFLGPKPLAILSNRIMVVGERPAPLECVQGFRTPRIVPNGDTYLVGGASAIYRDRGSPRINFTTFPTAGYTGFSVRFAADLEGNDTRPGLNVRWDFGDEGQGATGWAVNRTYYKPGNYTVRAVAKWEGCGAHPIERVGRLLIEGPAMEAPKSTPTRLAPEADFGEDLQDSAASRLPGPGLVALAGVALAAARVARRR; via the coding sequence ATGCGTCACCCGGGGGTCTTCGCCGCCATCGTCCTCCTCGCGTTGCCGGGGCTCATGCCTCCGGCGTCGGCGGACTGGGAAGCGGTGCACGCGTTCCCGTCGAGCGCGGAGCGGTCCATCATCGATTTCGCGTACGACGCGCGGGGGGCGCTGCACACGCTCTCGTGGCACCGCAATGCGTTCCTCGTCTACGACACGAACGCCTCGGGAAACTGGACGGCGACGTTCATCCGGGAGCGCGAAGGCATCGTCTCCGTGGCGCTCGGCCGCATCGGAGGATCGTGGGGGGCGCTCTACTCCGTCCCGCCGATGATCGGCGGGGCCGTCGTGAAGGACGGCGGTTCCACCTGGTTCGCGACGGCCGAGCCGAACGGCACGGCGGCGAAGCGCGTCGTCGCGCCGTACCGCCCGTGGAACACGTGGCGCACGATGCCGGACGGGCTTCTCACCCTGCACATCGACGGCGTGCGGTGGAATTTCACCCTCCACGGAGCGTCCGGCGTCACCGTGTGGACGACGTGGCCGCGTCTCGACCGCACCCCCACGGGCCTGACGCTCCTCGCGGACGGCCGGGGATTCGGCGTCACGTACAACCGGACGGGCGGGTACGCGATCCATGTCGCGAACGTCACGATCCCGAACGCGACCCTCGCGACGAAGGTGCAGCTCGGTCATGCCGCGGATCCGCGCGTGACGCGCACGCTCCTCGACCGGTTCTGGGATTATCGCGGCGCGAACGCGGCCGTCGCGCCGAACGGCACGGCCTTCGCGTGGTTCTCGCGCGGCGCGAAAGCGTGCGACACGTTCTGGGGCGCGCCCGCGGGCCCCTTCCGCCGCGTCACGATCGATCCCTGCCCGATCGACGACGACGTTCCGTGGGACTTCGTGTTCCTCGGACCGAAACCCCTCGCGATCCTGAGCAACCGGATCATGGTCGTCGGCGAGCGGCCCGCGCCGCTCGAGTGCGTCCAGGGATTCCGGACGCCGCGCATCGTCCCGAACGGCGACACGTACCTCGTGGGCGGCGCAAGCGCCATCTACCGCGACCGCGGATCGCCGCGCATCAACTTCACGACCTTCCCGACCGCGGGCTACACCGGGTTCTCGGTCCGCTTCGCGGCCGACCTCGAAGGCAACGACACGCGGCCGGGCCTCAACGTCCGGTGGGACTTCGGCGACGAGGGCCAGGGCGCGACGGGGTGGGCCGTGAACCGCACGTACTACAAACCCGGCAACTACACGGTCCGCGCGGTCGCGAAATGGGAAGGATGCGGCGCGCATCCCATCGAGCGCGTGGGACGCCTTCTCATCGAAGGCCCCGCGATGGAGGCCCCGAAGAGCACGCCCACCCGTCTCGCGCCGGAGGCCGATTTCGGGGAGGATCTCCAGGACAGCGCGGCCTCGCGGCTCCCGGGTCCGGGCCTCGTCGCGCTTGCGGGCGTCGCGCTCGCCGCGGCGCGCGTTGCGCGCCGCCGCTGA
- a CDS encoding thiolase domain-containing protein, whose protein sequence is MRRVAIVGSGMSAFGARAETPRELFTEAVHEALGSVDRGLALGDVEEAWVGSLGFGGAQLGNLGAYLVEQAGGPSIPARRVENACASSGFAVRDAYLAVASGAVDVALAGGLEKMTDLTPVHQRYWLGVSGDTAWERLAGATFPGVYAMIARRHMHEYGTTREHLASVAVKNHAHGAKNPKAQFRREITLEKALSAPTVAAPLTVLDCCSTTDGGSAMILASEARARALTDTPVWIEASAAATDHLALHDRASLTTLAATERAGRAAFERAGLGPRDVHVAEVHDCFTIAEILAMEDLGFAKKGEGGPLVASGATRLGNDLVVNASGGLKAKGHPLGATGAAQVHELFLQLRGAAGPRQRAGAEVGLAHNVGGSGATCAVHVLRRG, encoded by the coding sequence ATGCGTCGCGTCGCGATCGTGGGGTCCGGCATGAGCGCGTTCGGCGCCCGCGCCGAGACGCCGCGCGAGCTCTTCACCGAGGCCGTCCACGAGGCGCTCGGATCCGTGGACCGGGGGCTCGCCCTCGGCGACGTGGAGGAGGCGTGGGTGGGCAGCCTCGGCTTCGGGGGCGCCCAGCTCGGAAACCTCGGCGCCTACCTCGTCGAGCAGGCGGGCGGGCCCTCGATCCCCGCGCGCCGCGTCGAGAACGCGTGCGCCTCGAGCGGCTTCGCGGTGCGCGACGCCTATCTCGCGGTCGCGTCGGGCGCCGTCGACGTCGCGCTCGCGGGGGGGCTCGAGAAGATGACGGACCTCACGCCCGTCCACCAGCGGTACTGGCTCGGCGTCTCGGGCGACACGGCCTGGGAGCGCCTTGCGGGGGCGACCTTCCCGGGCGTCTACGCGATGATCGCGCGCCGCCACATGCACGAGTACGGCACGACGCGCGAGCACCTCGCGAGCGTCGCCGTGAAGAACCACGCGCACGGGGCGAAGAACCCGAAGGCGCAATTCCGCCGCGAGATCACGCTCGAGAAGGCGCTTTCCGCGCCCACGGTCGCCGCGCCCCTCACGGTCCTCGACTGCTGCTCGACGACCGACGGCGGAAGCGCCATGATCCTCGCGTCCGAGGCGCGCGCCCGCGCGCTCACGGACACGCCGGTCTGGATCGAGGCCTCCGCCGCCGCGACCGACCACCTCGCGCTCCATGACCGCGCGAGCCTCACGACGCTCGCCGCGACCGAGCGGGCGGGGCGCGCCGCGTTCGAACGCGCCGGCCTCGGGCCGCGCGACGTGCACGTCGCGGAGGTGCACGACTGCTTCACCATCGCGGAGATCCTCGCCATGGAAGACCTCGGGTTCGCGAAGAAGGGAGAAGGCGGGCCGCTCGTCGCCTCGGGCGCGACGCGCCTCGGCAACGACCTCGTCGTGAACGCCTCCGGCGGCCTCAAGGCGAAAGGCCATCCGCTCGGCGCGACCGGCGCGGCGCAGGTGCACGAGCTATTCCTCCAGCTGCGCGGCGCGGCGGGACCGCGCCAGCGCGCGGGCGCCGAGGTCGGCCTCGCCCACAACGTCGGCGGCTCGGGCGCGACGTGCGCCGTCCACGTCCTGAGGAGGGGTTGA